From Chloracidobacterium sp. N, the proteins below share one genomic window:
- a CDS encoding alpha/beta fold hydrolase — MEQPLNPSSHYFHSHRLKLHYWDYGGPDDRPPLILVHGTQDHARSWDDFAREFRREYHVYALDLRGHGDSAWVEGAMYAFPEFMLDLVAFGGVVQRFPAAIVGHSLGGIVAMHYAGAFPERVAAVVNIEGWGPPPATRTKTYTERLRTWAERVLAAESRTPRRYASIEEATARMKEANPHLSDAMAAHLTRYGTNRTADGSLIWKFDPYLRNLPPLGLPTELARELFAAVKCPVLCIRGAKSWAANLAQSPQLQMIERMQYVEIPDAGHWVHHDQFEAVVDATCRFLADVP; from the coding sequence GCTGCACTACTGGGACTACGGCGGGCCCGACGACCGCCCGCCCCTCATCCTCGTTCACGGCACACAGGATCACGCGCGAAGCTGGGATGACTTTGCGCGGGAGTTCCGCCGTGAGTACCACGTTTATGCCCTTGACCTGCGCGGTCATGGCGACAGTGCGTGGGTGGAAGGTGCGATGTACGCTTTCCCGGAGTTCATGCTCGACCTGGTGGCCTTCGGCGGTGTCGTGCAGCGGTTTCCGGCGGCCATCGTCGGGCACTCGCTGGGCGGCATTGTGGCCATGCACTACGCCGGCGCGTTTCCCGAACGGGTTGCGGCCGTCGTCAACATCGAAGGCTGGGGCCCGCCCCCGGCAACCAGGACGAAGACCTACACGGAACGGCTGCGCACCTGGGCAGAACGGGTGCTGGCGGCCGAAAGCCGGACGCCGCGCCGCTATGCCTCCATCGAGGAAGCCACCGCCCGGATGAAGGAAGCCAACCCGCATCTTTCCGACGCCATGGCCGCGCACCTGACGCGCTACGGCACGAACCGTACGGCCGACGGCAGCCTCATCTGGAAGTTCGATCCCTACCTGCGCAACCTGCCGCCGCTGGGACTGCCGACCGAACTGGCCAGGGAACTCTTTGCGGCCGTGAAATGCCCGGTACTGTGCATCCGGGGCGCGAAAAGCTGGGCAGCCAATCTGGCCCAGAGTCCGCAGCTTCAGATGATCGAGCGGATGCAGTACGTCGAAATCCCCGACGCCGGCCACTGGGTTCACCACGATCAGTTTGAAGCCGTCGTGGACGCAACGTGCCGCTTTCTGGCCGATGTTCCGTAG